The following proteins come from a genomic window of Microbacterium sp. SY138:
- a CDS encoding ABC transporter ATP-binding protein produces MTASPDDRTAQVDQTETAQEKTSAKRAPAKKQSPDAASATEKSARPPAVKKPAAKKPAAKKPAVKKPASASTSAGSKAGSAAVSKSSAGKSSAGKSSAATSGTQAAAEKAAPSADVVVEPLVKAVTGSTAKLSSTASSARSTAGARNADAKATAAKTTAAKTTAARTTAARTTAAKTTAAKTTAAKTTAAKTAAAKTTAAKTAAAKTTAAKAAASKAAAAKTTARSAAAKTTAAKATAAKMAAAKKAAAKKAAEEAKAAAETAVTAPEVPPVTAAPLAASPVIETASVVETVPPAASAAAPTGSVAEPVPAAEPAPAPASEPPLAAEPVEESVSAELLETETPVGDPSEVESSEAIQAVGDSDDAASDAVKPDEVFSAGEAISIRGLVKQFGDNRAVDGIDLTVPAGSFYGIVGPNGAGKTTTLSIVAGLLRADAGSVVICGVDQAKKPLAAKRLMGVLPDRLRTFDRLTGRQLLYYYGLLRGLAADVIEKRAADLARAFDLGDALGRVVSDYSAGMTKKIMLAGAMIHSPRVLVLDEPFESVDPVSSAVILDILRAYVSHGGTVILSSHGMDLVERVCSRVAIIVGGEVLAEGTIDEVRAGQTLEARFVELAGTSGEVEGLEWLHTFSD; encoded by the coding sequence GTGACTGCCTCCCCTGACGACCGCACCGCCCAGGTGGACCAAACCGAGACCGCGCAAGAGAAGACGTCGGCGAAGCGCGCGCCGGCGAAGAAGCAGAGTCCGGACGCGGCATCCGCCACCGAGAAGTCGGCGCGACCGCCCGCGGTGAAGAAGCCCGCCGCGAAGAAACCCGCCGCGAAGAAACCCGCGGTGAAGAAGCCTGCGAGCGCGAGCACCTCCGCGGGTTCGAAGGCCGGCAGTGCCGCGGTGTCGAAGTCGTCGGCTGGGAAGTCGTCGGCTGGGAAGTCGTCGGCAGCGACGTCCGGGACGCAGGCTGCTGCCGAGAAAGCGGCTCCCAGTGCGGATGTCGTGGTCGAGCCGCTCGTCAAGGCCGTCACCGGCTCGACGGCGAAACTCTCGTCGACCGCGAGCTCCGCTCGGAGCACCGCCGGGGCGCGCAATGCCGACGCGAAGGCCACGGCTGCGAAGACCACCGCGGCCAAGACCACGGCTGCGAGGACGACGGCGGCGAGGACGACGGCTGCGAAGACGACGGCGGCGAAGACCACGGCGGCGAAGACGACGGCGGCGAAGACAGCGGCTGCGAAGACGACGGCTGCGAAGACGGCCGCGGCCAAGACGACGGCGGCGAAGGCCGCTGCATCCAAAGCGGCCGCGGCGAAGACCACGGCGCGCTCGGCTGCCGCGAAGACCACGGCCGCGAAGGCCACGGCCGCCAAGATGGCGGCCGCGAAGAAGGCGGCGGCGAAGAAGGCGGCAGAGGAGGCGAAGGCGGCCGCGGAGACGGCGGTGACCGCACCCGAAGTTCCGCCCGTCACGGCTGCTCCTCTCGCAGCCTCTCCCGTGATCGAGACCGCATCGGTCGTCGAGACCGTTCCTCCGGCCGCCTCCGCTGCGGCGCCGACCGGGTCTGTCGCGGAGCCCGTGCCCGCCGCAGAGCCTGCGCCCGCGCCCGCCTCGGAGCCGCCTCTCGCCGCGGAGCCTGTCGAGGAATCTGTCAGTGCGGAACTTCTCGAGACGGAGACGCCCGTCGGCGATCCGTCCGAGGTGGAGTCGAGCGAGGCCATCCAGGCGGTCGGGGACTCCGACGACGCAGCTTCCGACGCCGTGAAGCCCGATGAGGTCTTCTCCGCCGGCGAGGCGATCAGCATCCGCGGGCTCGTGAAGCAGTTCGGCGACAACCGCGCAGTCGACGGCATCGACCTGACCGTGCCCGCGGGGTCGTTCTACGGAATCGTCGGGCCCAACGGTGCCGGCAAGACCACGACGCTCTCGATCGTCGCCGGGCTTCTCCGCGCCGACGCGGGCAGCGTCGTCATCTGCGGTGTCGACCAGGCCAAGAAGCCGCTCGCGGCGAAGAGGCTGATGGGTGTGCTCCCCGATCGGTTGCGCACGTTCGACCGCCTCACCGGTCGGCAACTGCTCTACTACTACGGGTTGCTGCGCGGCCTCGCCGCGGATGTGATCGAGAAGCGCGCGGCCGACCTCGCTCGTGCCTTCGATCTGGGCGATGCCCTCGGCCGCGTGGTCTCGGACTACTCGGCCGGCATGACGAAGAAGATCATGCTCGCAGGGGCCATGATCCATTCGCCGCGCGTGCTGGTCCTCGATGAGCCGTTCGAGTCGGTGGACCCCGTCTCGTCGGCGGTCATCCTGGACATCCTCCGCGCCTATGTGTCGCACGGCGGCACGGTGATCCTCTCCAGCCACGGCATGGATCTCGTCGAACGCGTGTGTTCGCGCGTCGCGATCATCGTCGGCGGAGAAGTGCTCGCCGAGGGGACGATCGACGAGGTGCGCGCGGGTCAGACGCTCGAAGCGCGCTTCGTGGAACTCGCCGGCACCAGCGGAGAGGTGGAGGGGCTCGAGTGGCTGCACACGTTCTCCGACTGA
- a CDS encoding DUF3039 domain-containing protein has product MSTPLDSPDQGGVATLDRELEELLREENLEPGDHERFSHYVKKDKILESAITGKPVRALCGKKWTPGRDPEKFPICPTCKEIYESMIG; this is encoded by the coding sequence ATGAGTACTCCGCTGGACAGCCCCGATCAGGGCGGCGTGGCAACGCTTGATCGCGAACTGGAAGAGCTCCTCCGCGAGGAGAATCTCGAACCGGGTGACCATGAGCGCTTCTCGCATTACGTGAAGAAGGACAAGATCCTCGAGTCCGCGATCACCGGCAAGCCGGTGCGCGCGCTGTGCGGCAAGAAGTGGACCCCGGGCCGTGACCCGGAGAAGTTCCCGATCTGCCCCACATGCAAGGAGATCTACGAGTCGATGATCGGCTGA
- a CDS encoding nicotinate phosphoribosyltransferase — MTTSTALLTDRYELTMLAASLRDGTAFRPSVFELFSRRLSGGRRFGVVAGTGRLLGLLRDFRFGDDELRFLRDENVVDAASIAHLENYRFTGSIRGYREGELYFPGSPILTVEGTFADAVVLETLALSVLNHDSAVATAASRMSIAAGERPLAEMGSRRAAERSAVAAARAAYIAGFGATSNLEAGRRWGIPTMGTAAHSWTLLHDTEEEAFRSQVASMGTGTTLLVDTYDIRTGVETAIRVAGTELGGVRIDSGDLPIVAGDVRAQLDELGATSTRITVTSDLDEYAIAALAASPVDAYGVGTSVVTGSGYPTASMVYKLVARQDAEGSWIGVAKASADKASHGGRKAAFRTLVDGVATAETVVVSDGFEDLDTAAEHPDGRPLQVTFVEAGEIDSSYEGVDGTAAARAHHLRVREELPVRALALSKSDPAIPTVYLEAD; from the coding sequence ATGACCACGTCGACGGCGCTGCTCACCGACCGCTATGAGCTGACGATGCTCGCCGCTTCCCTGCGTGATGGGACGGCGTTCCGCCCCAGCGTCTTCGAGTTGTTCTCCCGACGGTTGTCCGGCGGCCGCCGTTTCGGTGTCGTCGCGGGCACCGGCCGCCTTTTGGGCCTCTTGCGCGACTTCCGCTTCGGCGACGACGAACTGCGGTTCCTCAGAGACGAGAACGTCGTGGATGCCGCGTCCATCGCTCACCTCGAGAACTATCGGTTCACCGGATCCATCCGCGGCTACCGCGAAGGCGAGCTGTACTTCCCGGGCTCTCCGATCCTCACAGTCGAGGGCACGTTCGCCGATGCGGTGGTGCTCGAGACTCTCGCGCTGAGCGTGCTCAACCACGACTCCGCCGTCGCCACCGCCGCATCGCGCATGAGCATCGCCGCCGGCGAACGTCCGCTGGCCGAGATGGGCTCCCGCCGGGCCGCCGAGCGCTCGGCCGTCGCCGCAGCCCGAGCCGCATACATCGCCGGTTTCGGGGCGACCAGCAATCTCGAGGCCGGACGACGCTGGGGCATCCCCACGATGGGCACCGCCGCGCACTCCTGGACGCTGCTGCACGACACAGAGGAGGAAGCCTTCCGCTCCCAGGTCGCGAGCATGGGCACCGGAACGACGCTGCTCGTCGACACGTACGACATCCGCACGGGTGTCGAGACGGCGATCCGCGTCGCCGGCACGGAGCTCGGCGGCGTCCGGATCGATTCCGGTGACCTCCCGATCGTCGCGGGCGATGTCCGCGCGCAGCTCGACGAACTCGGTGCGACGTCGACACGCATCACCGTGACCAGCGACCTCGACGAGTACGCGATCGCCGCCCTCGCCGCCTCGCCCGTCGACGCCTACGGGGTCGGAACCTCGGTCGTGACCGGGTCCGGGTATCCGACCGCCAGCATGGTCTACAAGCTGGTGGCGCGCCAGGATGCGGAGGGGTCCTGGATCGGCGTCGCGAAGGCGTCCGCCGACAAGGCATCGCATGGCGGACGCAAAGCGGCGTTCCGCACTCTGGTCGACGGCGTCGCCACCGCAGAGACGGTCGTCGTGTCGGACGGCTTCGAAGATCTCGACACTGCGGCCGAGCACCCCGACGGCCGCCCGCTGCAGGTGACGTTCGTCGAGGCAGGCGAGATCGACTCCTCGTACGAGGGAGTCGACGGCACGGCAGCGGCACGCGCTCATCATCTGCGTGTGCGCGAAGAGCTCCCGGTACGTGCGCTCGCGCTCAGCAAGTCCGACCCGGCGATTCCCACCGTGTATCTCGAAGCCGACTGA
- the murI gene encoding glutamate racemase, translating into MNDAPIGIFDSGVGGLTVARAIRAQLPRESFVYIGDTAHSPYGPKPIADVRRYSLEVLDTLVEQGVKMLVIACNTASAAMLRDARERYDVPVVEVIGPAVRRAVSTTRNGRVGVIGTVGTIGSRAYQDMLEVNERLQVFTAACPRFVEFVEAGITGTPEVLAVAEEYLAPLRDAEVDTLVLGCTHYPFLRGAISYVMGEGVTLVSSDDETAGDVYRQLVRGDLLASPDATASYVYEATGASTDDFTALANRLMGREVRDVQLVQTGVITLPEIAFE; encoded by the coding sequence ATGAACGACGCGCCGATCGGGATCTTCGACTCCGGTGTCGGCGGGCTCACGGTGGCGCGAGCCATCCGCGCCCAGCTGCCCCGGGAGTCGTTCGTCTACATCGGCGACACCGCCCACTCGCCGTACGGTCCGAAGCCCATCGCGGACGTGCGCCGCTACTCCCTCGAAGTGCTCGACACCCTGGTCGAGCAGGGCGTCAAGATGCTGGTGATCGCGTGCAACACCGCTTCCGCCGCCATGCTCCGCGACGCTCGCGAGCGCTACGACGTTCCCGTGGTCGAGGTGATCGGCCCCGCGGTGCGCCGCGCGGTCTCCACCACGCGCAACGGACGTGTCGGTGTGATCGGCACTGTCGGCACCATCGGCTCGCGCGCCTACCAGGACATGCTCGAGGTCAACGAGAGGCTGCAGGTGTTCACCGCCGCCTGCCCGCGCTTCGTCGAATTCGTCGAGGCCGGGATCACGGGTACCCCGGAGGTGCTCGCGGTCGCCGAGGAGTATCTCGCGCCCCTTCGAGACGCCGAGGTCGACACACTCGTGCTCGGCTGCACGCACTATCCGTTCCTTCGGGGCGCGATCAGCTACGTCATGGGAGAGGGCGTCACCCTCGTCTCCAGCGACGATGAGACGGCAGGCGACGTCTACCGCCAGCTCGTCCGGGGTGATCTGCTCGCGTCGCCGGATGCCACCGCCAGCTACGTGTACGAGGCCACCGGCGCCTCGACCGACGACTTCACCGCGCTGGCCAACCGCCTGATGGGCCGCGAGGTCCGGGACGTGCAACTGGTCCAGACCGGCGTGATCACCCTCCCCGAGATCGCTTTCGAGTAA
- the rph gene encoding ribonuclease PH, translating to MSEIVRVDGRSTDQLREITIERGWSAHAEGSALISFGGTKVLCTASFTNGVPRWLTGKGKGWVTAEYSMLPRATNSRNDRESVKGRIGGRTHEISRLIGRALRAVVDTKALGENTIVIDCDVLQADGGTRTAAITGAYVALADAIEWGREKKFIGKNSTPLLDSVAAVSVGIIDGEPMLDLAYVEDVRAETDMNVVVTGRGLFVEVQGTAEGAPFDKRELDALLELGLAGCADLKGTQIAALKGE from the coding sequence ATGTCCGAAATCGTCCGCGTCGACGGCCGCTCCACCGATCAGCTTCGTGAGATCACGATCGAGCGCGGTTGGAGCGCGCACGCCGAGGGATCGGCATTGATCAGCTTCGGCGGCACCAAGGTGCTGTGCACCGCCTCCTTCACCAACGGCGTCCCGCGCTGGCTGACCGGCAAGGGCAAGGGCTGGGTCACGGCCGAGTACTCCATGCTCCCGCGCGCCACGAACAGCCGGAACGACCGAGAGAGCGTCAAGGGCCGCATCGGCGGTCGCACCCACGAGATCTCGCGACTGATCGGGCGCGCGCTGCGGGCCGTCGTCGACACGAAGGCGCTCGGCGAGAACACGATCGTCATCGACTGCGACGTGCTGCAGGCCGATGGCGGCACGCGCACGGCGGCCATCACCGGCGCGTACGTGGCGCTCGCCGACGCGATCGAATGGGGCCGGGAGAAGAAGTTCATCGGCAAGAACTCCACGCCGCTGCTCGACTCGGTCGCCGCGGTGTCGGTCGGGATCATCGACGGCGAGCCCATGCTCGACCTGGCATATGTCGAGGACGTGCGCGCCGAGACCGACATGAATGTCGTGGTCACCGGCCGCGGGCTCTTCGTCGAGGTGCAGGGAACAGCCGAGGGCGCACCGTTCGACAAGCGGGAACTGGATGCGCTGCTCGAGCTCGGTCTGGCCGGATGCGCCGATCTGAAGGGCACGCAGATCGCCGCGTTGAAGGGGGAATGA
- the rdgB gene encoding RdgB/HAM1 family non-canonical purine NTP pyrophosphatase, protein MTMRVVLATHNPHKVAEFQQIVEQTRPDLEIVGYDGPEPVEDGVTFAENALIKARAAAAHTGLAALADDSGICVDVLGGSPGVFSAYWAGQKKDATANLELLLDQLHDIADPHRSAHFTSTIALVLPDGREQVVEGRWPGRLAHTVSGAGGFGYDPIFIPDGQPAGEERSVGEFSSDEKQAQSHRARAFAELVPLLAAL, encoded by the coding sequence ATGACGATGCGAGTCGTTCTCGCGACGCACAATCCGCACAAGGTCGCGGAGTTCCAGCAGATCGTGGAGCAGACACGCCCCGACCTCGAGATCGTCGGCTACGACGGTCCGGAGCCGGTGGAAGACGGCGTGACGTTCGCCGAGAATGCGCTCATCAAGGCGCGAGCGGCCGCCGCTCACACAGGACTCGCTGCGCTCGCCGACGACTCCGGCATCTGCGTCGACGTGCTCGGCGGGTCACCGGGGGTGTTCTCCGCCTACTGGGCGGGGCAGAAGAAGGACGCGACGGCGAATCTCGAGCTGCTGCTCGACCAGCTGCACGACATCGCCGACCCCCACCGCTCCGCGCACTTCACCTCGACGATCGCCCTCGTGCTGCCGGACGGCCGGGAGCAGGTCGTGGAGGGACGCTGGCCGGGTCGCCTGGCGCATACGGTGTCGGGCGCCGGCGGCTTCGGGTACGACCCGATCTTCATCCCTGACGGCCAGCCGGCAGGGGAGGAGCGGTCGGTGGGTGAGTTCTCCTCCGATGAGAAGCAGGCGCAGTCGCACCGAGCGCGCGCCTTCGCGGAACTGGTTCCGCTGCTTGCCGCGCTCTGA
- a CDS encoding cation diffusion facilitator family transporter: protein MHDHAPAPGGIRSASSRRLLAISLSLTATVMLVQVVGALLSGSLALLADAAHMFTDASGLVIALIAATVAARPADDRRTFGYQRAEVFGALINAVILIALATWVAIEGIGRLINPGEVEVAGGLMLVVAVVGLLANAVSMWLLSRAQRTSINVRGAYLEVMGDLIGSVAVIVAAAVILITGWMPADAIASLFIAAMIIPRAIALLREVFSVLAESAPKGTAVSEIRTHLLGYDGVVGVHDVHVWQLTRGAPVFTAHVSIDPELFADGRSSQLLTEMQACLADHFDVAHSTFQIEPAEQADCEPRHA, encoded by the coding sequence ATGCACGATCACGCACCCGCCCCCGGTGGCATCCGTTCCGCGAGCAGCAGACGCCTGCTCGCGATCTCGCTGTCCCTCACTGCGACGGTGATGCTCGTGCAGGTCGTCGGCGCACTGCTCTCGGGCTCTCTGGCGCTGCTCGCCGATGCCGCGCATATGTTCACAGATGCCTCCGGTCTCGTGATCGCCCTCATCGCCGCCACCGTCGCCGCACGTCCGGCCGACGACCGGCGCACTTTCGGGTACCAGCGCGCCGAGGTGTTCGGCGCGCTGATCAACGCGGTGATCCTGATCGCCCTCGCGACCTGGGTCGCGATCGAGGGGATCGGGCGACTCATCAATCCGGGGGAGGTCGAGGTCGCCGGCGGGCTGATGCTGGTCGTCGCCGTGGTCGGGCTCCTCGCGAACGCGGTGTCGATGTGGCTGTTGAGTCGTGCGCAGCGCACCAGCATCAACGTGCGCGGTGCGTACCTCGAAGTGATGGGAGATCTGATCGGTTCGGTGGCGGTCATCGTGGCAGCCGCGGTCATCCTCATCACCGGATGGATGCCGGCCGACGCCATCGCCTCGCTGTTCATCGCGGCGATGATCATCCCCCGGGCCATCGCGCTGCTGCGGGAGGTGTTCTCGGTTCTCGCCGAGTCCGCGCCGAAGGGCACGGCGGTGAGCGAGATCCGTACCCACCTGCTCGGGTACGACGGTGTCGTCGGGGTGCACGACGTCCATGTCTGGCAGCTGACCCGCGGGGCCCCGGTGTTCACGGCCCACGTCAGCATCGACCCGGAGCTGTTCGCCGACGGACGCTCGTCGCAGCTGTTGACCGAGATGCAGGCATGCCTCGCCGACCACTTCGACGTGGCGCACTCGACCTTCCAGATCGAGCCTGCGGAACAGGCGGACTGCGAACCGCGACACGCCTGA
- the ligD gene encoding non-homologous end-joining DNA ligase — MVADAQIVQVDGRRLRVTNLDKVVYPSTGTTKGEVIAYYTAIAPLLLPLLAGRPVTRKRWVEGVGTADAPADAFFTKQLEPGAPSWIPRQAIQHSDGPKEYPLVQDIPTLVWLAQVAAIELHVPQWRFSSAGLPGNPDRLVLDLDPGPGVGLSQCAEVARIARVLLSGMGLDPLPVTSGSKGIHLYASLPGEQTSDEVSAVVKELARMIESDHPDLATSVMAKAVRGGKVFLDWSQNNGKKTTISPYSLRGRAQPWVAAPRTWEELDAPELAQLDLDEVLARAAAGIDPLAMLRPPATTPLPQPAKTHHSHRYPRSSPAPVAAVAPPATASMAPMLAENGTPGVARALSDPSWVEVKWDGIRAMGTWADGRMLLHARRGTDITARYPELTADGAPFLPVADAVVDGEIVAFDSHGRPSFSLLQNRMHLTRPREIEREVVRTPVVYMLFDLLRLDGHDLTGMTLRERRTLLEELIDDLDAPVQVPPVFDDVDAALAASREFGLEGVVVKDPQSRYRPGQRSPSWLKLKHTRMQEAVIVGIRPGKGDRESTLGSLLLAVPDPDRGTGGLRYVGRVGTGFTDRILRDLLARLDPLRVDAAPLDGVPAPDASDALWVRPEVVGEVEFANWTPDGVLRHARWRGLRPDKSPHEIAVES; from the coding sequence ATGGTCGCAGACGCGCAGATCGTGCAGGTCGACGGTCGTCGTCTGCGGGTGACGAACCTCGACAAAGTCGTCTACCCCTCCACCGGCACCACCAAGGGCGAGGTCATCGCCTACTACACGGCCATCGCTCCACTCCTGCTCCCCCTCCTCGCCGGGCGCCCCGTCACGCGCAAACGCTGGGTCGAGGGCGTCGGGACCGCGGATGCCCCGGCCGACGCCTTCTTCACGAAACAGCTCGAACCGGGCGCCCCCTCGTGGATTCCTCGACAGGCGATCCAGCACTCGGACGGTCCGAAGGAATACCCCCTCGTCCAGGACATCCCGACTCTCGTGTGGCTTGCGCAGGTCGCCGCCATCGAGCTGCATGTGCCGCAGTGGCGCTTCTCCTCCGCGGGCCTTCCCGGCAACCCCGATCGACTCGTCCTCGATCTCGATCCCGGCCCCGGCGTGGGGCTGTCGCAGTGTGCCGAGGTCGCCCGCATCGCGCGCGTCCTCCTGTCCGGCATGGGGCTCGACCCTCTGCCGGTGACCAGCGGAAGCAAGGGCATCCACCTCTACGCGTCATTGCCCGGCGAGCAGACGAGCGACGAGGTCTCCGCCGTCGTCAAGGAACTCGCACGGATGATCGAGAGCGATCACCCGGACCTCGCGACCAGCGTCATGGCGAAGGCGGTCCGAGGGGGAAAGGTGTTCCTCGACTGGAGCCAGAACAACGGCAAGAAGACCACCATCTCGCCCTACTCCCTCCGCGGACGTGCACAGCCCTGGGTGGCGGCCCCTCGCACGTGGGAGGAACTCGACGCCCCGGAACTCGCGCAGCTCGACCTCGACGAGGTGCTCGCGCGAGCCGCCGCGGGAATCGACCCGCTCGCGATGCTCCGCCCGCCGGCGACGACTCCGCTCCCGCAACCCGCGAAGACCCATCACTCCCATCGATATCCCCGAAGCTCTCCCGCCCCTGTCGCCGCTGTCGCCCCTCCGGCCACGGCGTCGATGGCGCCGATGCTCGCGGAGAACGGCACCCCCGGAGTGGCACGTGCACTGAGCGACCCCTCGTGGGTCGAGGTGAAGTGGGACGGCATCCGTGCGATGGGCACCTGGGCAGACGGGCGCATGCTGCTGCACGCGCGCCGCGGCACGGACATCACGGCCCGGTATCCCGAACTCACCGCTGACGGCGCCCCCTTCCTCCCCGTGGCGGATGCCGTCGTCGACGGCGAGATCGTCGCGTTCGACTCCCACGGCCGGCCGAGCTTCTCCCTCCTCCAGAACCGGATGCACCTCACCCGGCCACGCGAGATCGAACGCGAAGTGGTCCGCACCCCCGTCGTCTACATGCTGTTCGACCTGCTGCGTCTCGACGGACACGACCTCACCGGTATGACTCTGCGCGAACGCAGGACCCTGCTCGAGGAGCTGATCGACGATCTCGACGCCCCCGTGCAGGTCCCTCCCGTGTTCGACGACGTGGACGCGGCACTCGCCGCGAGCAGGGAGTTCGGACTCGAGGGCGTCGTCGTCAAGGATCCTCAGTCGCGATACCGGCCAGGGCAGCGCTCCCCCTCGTGGCTGAAGCTGAAGCACACGCGGATGCAGGAGGCGGTGATCGTCGGTATCCGGCCAGGGAAGGGCGACAGGGAGAGCACGCTCGGATCTCTGCTGCTCGCCGTGCCCGATCCGGACCGAGGAACGGGCGGTCTCCGCTACGTCGGACGTGTGGGGACCGGATTCACCGACCGAATACTGCGCGACCTGCTCGCACGACTCGATCCGCTGCGCGTGGACGCTGCCCCACTCGACGGCGTCCCCGCGCCCGATGCCTCCGACGCCCTGTGGGTGCGTCCGGAAGTCGTGGGCGAGGTCGAGTTCGCGAACTGGACGCCCGACGGTGTGCTCCGCCATGCCCGTTGGCGGGGGCTCCGCCCGGACAAGAGCCCGCACGAGATCGCCGTCGAAAGCTGA
- a CDS encoding Ku protein, with amino-acid sequence MRTIWKGALTFGLVNVPVKVYSATEDHDVPLHQVHEKDGGRIRYQRTCEVCGETVAYADIDRAYVDEGQTVVLTKDDLAALPAEKSREIDVVEFVPSEQVDLLTLDKPYYLEPDSKSPKAYVLLRKTLEQTDRTAIVRFTLRQKTRLAALRVRGKVLVLQTLLWADEVREAAFPSLDEDVRISKKELELSASLVDSYSADFDPEAFVDEYQKELRTLIDAKIEAGDTFDVAETFGEAEKAAEGGEVIDLMEALRASVARSKEERAKNAG; translated from the coding sequence ATGAGGACGATCTGGAAGGGCGCACTGACGTTCGGGCTCGTGAATGTGCCGGTCAAGGTGTACTCCGCGACCGAGGACCACGACGTGCCGCTGCATCAGGTGCACGAGAAGGACGGCGGGCGCATCCGTTATCAGCGCACCTGCGAAGTCTGCGGAGAGACCGTGGCGTACGCCGACATCGACCGCGCCTACGTCGACGAAGGCCAGACCGTCGTGCTGACGAAGGACGACCTCGCCGCCCTCCCCGCGGAGAAGAGCCGGGAGATCGACGTCGTCGAGTTCGTGCCCTCCGAACAGGTCGACCTGCTCACGCTCGACAAGCCGTACTACCTCGAACCCGATTCGAAGTCGCCCAAGGCGTATGTGCTGCTGCGGAAGACGCTCGAACAGACGGACCGCACGGCGATCGTGCGCTTCACACTTCGGCAGAAGACACGGCTCGCCGCGCTCCGGGTGCGGGGGAAGGTCCTCGTGCTGCAGACCCTGCTCTGGGCCGATGAGGTGCGCGAAGCCGCGTTCCCCTCGCTGGACGAGGACGTGCGGATCTCGAAGAAGGAGCTGGAGCTCTCGGCCTCGCTCGTCGACAGCTACTCGGCGGACTTCGACCCCGAGGCATTCGTCGACGAGTACCAGAAGGAGCTCCGTACCCTCATCGACGCGAAGATCGAGGCGGGCGACACGTTCGACGTGGCCGAGACCTTCGGGGAAGCAGAGAAAGCGGCCGAGGGCGGCGAGGTCATCGACCTCATGGAGGCGCTGCGCGCGAGCGTGGCGCGCTCGAAGGAAGAGCGCGCGAAGAACGCGGGGTGA
- a CDS encoding VTT domain-containing protein encodes MLHAPTALIPWLDPATIIGTAGPWALLVVCFIIFAETGLLVGFLLPGDTLLVIAGLLSHPIAGSEHGVFGINVWWVALLIGLAAFVGGEVGYVIGHKGGPAVFERKESGLFSKKNVERTNAFFERFGGITVILARFVPIVRTFAPVAAGVGHMPWRKYTLYNLIGAVLWGFGLTMFGYLIGFIPPVAEFVESYIDLILLAAVGGTALVTLWHYLSERHKAKKAEAAGEDVVTDAEEAQELVLDADVFDRAPDLDGDGKH; translated from the coding sequence ATGCTGCACGCACCGACCGCTCTCATCCCCTGGCTCGATCCTGCGACGATCATCGGGACCGCCGGGCCGTGGGCACTGCTCGTGGTGTGCTTCATCATCTTCGCCGAGACCGGTCTGCTCGTCGGATTCCTACTTCCCGGTGACACCCTCCTGGTGATCGCCGGCCTGCTCTCGCACCCGATCGCGGGCTCCGAGCACGGCGTCTTCGGCATCAACGTCTGGTGGGTCGCCCTCCTGATCGGCCTCGCGGCGTTCGTGGGCGGTGAAGTCGGATACGTCATCGGCCACAAGGGCGGACCGGCGGTCTTCGAGCGCAAGGAATCGGGCCTCTTCAGCAAGAAGAACGTCGAACGCACGAACGCGTTCTTCGAGCGCTTCGGCGGCATCACCGTGATCCTCGCGCGCTTCGTGCCGATCGTGCGGACCTTCGCCCCGGTCGCCGCCGGCGTCGGCCACATGCCGTGGCGCAAGTACACGCTCTACAACCTGATCGGTGCGGTCCTCTGGGGCTTCGGGCTCACGATGTTCGGCTACCTCATCGGGTTCATCCCGCCGGTCGCCGAGTTCGTGGAGAGCTACATCGACCTCATCCTGCTCGCGGCCGTCGGTGGCACCGCACTCGTCACGCTGTGGCACTACCTGTCCGAGCGCCACAAGGCGAAGAAGGCCGAGGCGGCCGGCGAAGACGTGGTCACCGATGCCGAGGAAGCGCAGGAACTCGTGCTCGACGCCGACGTGTTCGACCGCGCCCCTGACCTGGACGGCGACGGCAAGCACTGA